Proteins co-encoded in one Gouania willdenowi chromosome 1, fGouWil2.1, whole genome shotgun sequence genomic window:
- the bglapl gene encoding bone gamma-carboxyglutamate (gla) protein, like, translating into MKTLTLLCVCALLSVCCSMSALEPEVVVDPTEDALPADPVTDSSASSSASDSSSSSESDSASSSASDSSSSSESDSNSSSESSESSESSESSESSSSESSSAETDSTGLDLSTSAPASAPESDTSHVVMKRDLAAVLLRTRRFATGNPSPLQLESIREVCELHEGCDEMAETQGIVAAYTAYYGPPPF; encoded by the exons ATGAAGACTCTGACTCTCCTCTGCGTCTGTGCACTGCTGTCAGTGTGCTGCTCTATGTCAG CGCTGGAGCCTGAGGTTGTTGTGGATCCCACTGAAGACGCTTTACCTGCTGACCCTGTTACGGATTCATCTGCCTCATCTTCTGCATCAgactcctcttcctcctccgaGTCTGATTCAGCTTCGAGCTCTGCAAGCGACTCTTCTTCATCTTCAGAATCCGATTCAAACTCAAGCTCAGAATCTTCAGAATCTTCAGAATCTTCTGAATCTTCTGAATCTTCTTCCTCTGAATCATCATCTGCTGAGACTGACTCCACAGGCTTAGATTTGTCAACCTCTGCCCCTGCTTCTGCTCCAGAGTCAGACA CGTCTCATGTAGTGATGAAGCGTGACTTGGCTGCTGTTCTCCTGAGGACAAGAAGATTTGCAACAGGAAACCCCAGCCCTCTGCAACTGGAAAG CATTAGAGAGGTGTGTGAGCTACACGAGGGCTGTGACGAGATGGCTGAAACCCAAGGCATTGTGGCTGCTTACACTGCATACTATGGCCCTCCACCTTTTTAA